The genomic window TCACAGACCGCACCAAGTTTGGGGCTTATATATCGGTGATTGGTGCGGGAATCACCCTTTTAGTCAATCTAATTTTCATCCCTTCGTTTAGTTATATGGCTTCTGCCATAGCCACCTTAGTGGCGTATGTTTCAATGACCGTATTATCATATTATTTTGGACGCAAGCATTACCCGATACCTTACAACATAAAAAAAATAGGCATCTATTTAGTCCTTGCCATCAGTTTATCAGCCCTGTCGTTTTATCAATTCAGAGCCCAGTATTTCATCGGGTCTGCCTTGATAGGAATTTTAGTACTTATTATCTGGTCCAATGAAAAAGCGACTATTAAACAATTTTTAAAACCCTCCCATGACCATTAAAATTATAAACAAATCAGCCCATCAACTTCCTGAATACGAAACAGGCGCATCCGCAGGAATGGACCTTCGCGCGAATATTTTAGAAGCGGTTATTTTAAAACCATTAGCCCGTGCAATTATCAAAACAGGCTTGTTTATAGAGCTCCCTGTGGGGTTCGAAGCACAAGTGCGACCCAGAAGTGGTCTGGCAGCAAAACATGGCTTAACAGTCCTGAACAGCCCTGGCACTGTGGATGCAGATTACCGTGGTGAAATAGGCGTTATTTTAGTGAACCTATCCAATACAGATTTCAAAATAGAAAATGGTGAACGCATCGCGCAATTGGTCATCGCAAAACACGAACGGGCAGATTGGCTCGAAGTAGAACAACTCACCGAAACCGCTCGTGGCCAAGGTGGATTTGGAAGCACTGGAAAATAATGAAGAGAACACGACATGGTTTTGTAGTTTTTTGTATCCTGATAAGTTCGTTTGGGATACAAGCACAAGCTGAGACAGACAATCTTTTGTCAGTTTCAAACGACAGTACCCATGTCAAATTTCAAAATCATTTTTATGATGCGATGAAACAAAAAGCACTTGAAAATTATTCCAAAGCGATTGATGAATTAATAATTTGTAAGTCCTTAAAACCAACGGAATCGGTGGTGTTTCATGAGTTGGGTATTAATTATTTCAAGTTGAAACAATACGAAAGTGCCGAATATAATTTCCAAAAAGCCATCGCATTAGATGCTGATAATTTTTGGTATAGAGAAAGTTTGTACCATTTGTATATAGATCAAAAACGTTTTGATGAGGCTATTTTAGCGCTCCAACCAATGCTGTCGCGCCATCCAGATTATAAACAAGATTTAGTGAATCTCTACCTAGAAGCGGGACGTTACGACGACGCACTCACCGTTTTGGATGATTTAGATAATACACTAGGAATAAAGGCATCTAGAGATCAAATCCGAAAGGAGCTATACGATTTAAGCGGGGCTGAAGACAAGCGGATTGCGCACCTTCAAAAACGCTTGCAAGAAACACCCGAAGAACCCACTAATTTTTTGAATCTCATTTACGCCTATAGCAAGTTAGATCAAAAAAAGGAAGCGTTTGAAACCGCTCTGGAATTTTTGAAACAACATCCAAAATCTCATTTGGTTCATGTGGCCTTGTATAAATTTTATTTAGATGCGAAAGAGTATGATAAGGCGATCGCCTCCATGAAAATTGTCACGACCAGTACCGTTGTGGTGCCCAGTCTTAAAGTGAAAGTGTTGAATGATTTTATGCGGTTTATAGCCGAGTTTCCAGAGTATGAATTCGCTTTGGCAGACGTTACCAATACCGTCAGTGAAAACACCCCGAGCCGCTCCGACTTAGAATGGGCGGATTATTATTACAATCAAAAAGCCTATTTAAAAGCAATTTCTTCGTATTCAAAAGCCTTGGAATTTGACCCTGATAATTTTACAATTATTAAAAACCTAGCTCTGCTATATTTGGAAACCAATCAATTTGAAACGGCCGTCTTATTCACCGATGATCAGATGGAGTTATACCCTTCTCAACCTCTATTATATTTAGTCAATGGCACTGCAAACAGACAGCTTAACAACTTAGATTTGGCGGTTGAATCCCTCACCACAGGATTGGATTATTTGTTCGATAATAAAAAACTTGAACACGATTTTTACAAACAACTCAGCACTGCCTTTGAGCTACAAGGTAATATTGAAGAGTCAGAAGCGTTTACTAAAAAAGCAATGGCATTAGAAAATAATTAATGAAACAGTTGAAAAATTTTACATACAGCATCGTTTTAACCCTTCTTTTTTTGGGGTGTAAAAGCACGAAAATAGTTCAGTCTTCTGAGACCTTGGATTCAAAGATGTCCGTGAAGCAAATCGTTAAAAACCACAATAAACTTCAGTCTAAATTTAACACCTTACAGGGCCGATTAAAAGTGGAGTACATCCAAGGCGACCGTTCTGAAACACACACCTTGACACTGCGAATGGAGAATGATAAGACCATTTGGGTCAATGCATTTCTGAATATGGTACGGGTTAAAATAACCCCAGACCGTGTGCGTTTTTACAACAAATTAGACAACACCTATTTTGATGGTGACTATGCCTTAATTAGTGAGTTTTTAGGAGCCGACCTTCAGTTTGAAAATCTTCAAAATTTACTTTTAGGCGAAGCCATTTTTAATTTGAAACCCAAGGAATTCAAAAAGAAGACCCATCCAAATTCGTATATGCTAACACCCAAACAGCCCAATGCACTTTTTGATTTGTTATATTTAATCAACCCCACGTATTTTAAATTGGATGCTCAGTTATTAAGTCAATCATTGAAACAAAACGTCTTAAAAATTCAGTACCAATCCTATCAGAAAGTAGCGGGATTGGTTCTTCCTGAAAATATGGCGATCACGGCAACCAATACGAATGAACAAACGACCTTAAATTTGAATATAAAATCCGTAAGTTTGGATCAACCATTACGATTTCCTTTTAACATCCCAAAAGGATTTAAAGCTATTGAATTAAAATGAAACCAACCAGCGCACGTTTTACCTTAAGCATCCTTTTACTGACGTTAATGCTGCATTTTAGTGGCTTTTCTCAAAGTAAGAAGCAGCAAGAATTAGAAGAACGCCGCCGCGAACTGACCCGTGAGATTCAACAAATAGGTGCCTTGTTGTTTGAAGGTAAAAAGGAACAAAAATCGGTGCTATCGGTTGTGGAAGATTTGGATTTTAAGATTAAAGTGAGAAAAAATCTTATCAGTATTACCAACCAACAAGCCAATTTATTAACGCGAGAAATTAACAGCAATCAAACAAAAATCACGAAACTAAGAGCGAAGCTCAAAGCTTTGAAAGCTGATTACGCGAAAATGATTGTCAAGTCCTATAAGAGCCGAGCCGATCAAAGTAAGCTTATGTTTTTACTGTCGTCCGCCAATTTTCAACAAGCTTATAAACGCTTACAGTATATAAAACAATACGCCAATTATCAAAAGCTTCAAGCGGAGTTGATCAAGACAGAAACGGCTAAAATGCAACAGCTAAACATTGAACTTGTCACTCAAAAAAAGAACAAGCAAACGCTTATTGAAGAGAATAAAATGGCTAAGTCGATTTTTGACAAAGAACGCACACAGCAAAACACCTTGATTAAAGACATTAAAAATAATTTATCCAAGTTTACGGCGCAGATAAAAACCAAACAACGGGAATCGAATAAGATTGATAAAGAAATTCGGAAAATTATTCAAGCCGCTATCGCAGCTTCCAATAAAAAAGCAGGGAAATCTTCAAAATCAAAAGTGTTTTCATTGACTCCTGAGCAAAAGATTTTAGCTGCAAATTTCACCTCTAATAAAGGCAAGCTTCCATGGCCTGTTGCCAATGGAGTGGTCAAATTAAGGTATGGAAATAATCCGTCTCCGATCGATCGATCTTTAACGATTAAAAGTAATGGCGTCCGAATTGCAACTAATATAGGCGAGGAAGTCCGTGCCGTGTTTGAAGGCGTTGTACAGGGTATTATGACCCCAAAAAACGGAAACAACACCATCATGATTAGACACGGAAATTACATTACCGTCTATAAAAACCTGTCTAAATTTTATGTTCAAAAAGGAGATAAGGTGACCACAAAACAAGTGATTGGAGAGGTGATTACCAACAAAGCCTCAGGGGAATCCATTCTTAGTTTTGGGATCTATAAGGACAGTTCGATACAAAACCCTTCACAGTGGATTTACCGTTTATAAGCTCTTAGCTAAAAAGGGCTTTTAGTTCCGTTGCCTCTTGTGCCTTCATTTTTCCGGCTAAGACCAAACTCAATTGTTTGCGTCTCAAAGCACCTTCAAAACGTTGAATTTCTTCTTTCGTCTCAGGCACCAATTGTGGAATTGAAACAGGAACTCCGTGACCATCTACAGCCACAAACGTGAAAATAGCTTCGTTTACTTTTACAGATGTTTCAGTCTTCTTGTCATCTACCCAAACATCAATGTACACTTCCATCGAACTTTTAAATGCACGTGTGACTTTGGCTGCAACGGTTACGATACTTCCCAAAGGAACGGCATGTTTAAATGCTACATGATTCACAGAAGCTGTCACTACAATTTCACCGGAATGACGCTCCGCAGCAATGCTGGCCGCACGGTCCATTCGCGCTAACAATTCGCCTCCAAACAGGGTGTGAATTGCATTTGTTTCGCTTGGCAGTACCAAGTCGGTCATGGTTGTTTTTGAGTCTTTAGGATGTTTAGATTCCATAGAGTTAAAATGTATAAGGGTGTAAAGTACAGAAGGCTGTACGGAATTGAATATTAATAAAATTGAAGTGTATTACGGAATGTCTTTTATCAACAACCATGCGGCACGATTTTCTGCCTTTCTAATTTTGAACAATGCTTTTTCAGCGTCTTTTCGAGTTTCAAAGCTTTCATACACAACCTGATGTAAACCGTATCTATTGACACCGATCAAACGTGCATTATAGCCCAAAGCTTTCAGTTGTTGTAATTTTCGTTCGCTATTTGCTTTCACTCTAAACGCTCCAGCTACGATATGAAAATCGCCACTTTGTTTTTTTAAACTCACCATGACAGCAGGCAATGGATTGTCAATTACAAAAGTAGCTTCTTGTATTTTAGTGTCTAAGGTTGCATTGGCGGTAGATTGTGCTACATTGTTTTGCTGCTCAATTTGAGAAAGGTATATATTAGATCCAATAGATCCACCCAAGCCAAGTGCCAGTACTGCAATGGCTGCATATTTCATGTATAATCCAGACTTACGTCTAGGAGCCAAGGCAATCGCACCCGAAGCTTCTAGTTTCTGAACAACCGCTTGATGCGCTTGTCGTTCTACAGAAGGGGATACAAAAGAAGCCAAGCCAAAAGACTCGGTCATATAATTGAGACTGTCAGCCGGTACAAACAAGATTTTGCCTTCTTCAGAAGCGGTTAATTCTCCAATATGATTGAACTCAACAGTGTCTCCTTTTTCTAAACGTGATTTTAATTGAGAAACTTGTTGCTCAATTTTGTGAGTAGCACCTTCAAAACTAATGTTTTCTACATCAGAAATATAGGAAGCCAGAAGGCCGTCATTAGATTGAAGCTGTCCATTAAATGACAACTGTTTCTGTGGCGGATAAAAATCACTCGTAGCCTCATTAATTCTCGCCGATATTGGATGCGATAAAAACGCTCCAAAGTGAGGGAGTGTAACGCATTCATAGCGGTATAGTAAATCGCTGATGTACTGACTTAGTTGCATAAATTCAAAGTTAGAAAATTTTTCATCATAAAAAAGTCTTTTTTTTATAATATCAAAGTTTTTATTTTCGAGAGCTCAGTTTTCCAAGCAATTTGAGTATTTCAAGGTACAACCAGATAAGTGTTACCAACAACCCAAACGCTCCATACCATTCCATGTATTTTGGAGCGCCATTCGCCGCGCCTTGTTCAATGAAGTCAAAATCCATCACTAAATTTAAGGAGGCGATAACGACCACAAAAAGAGAAAAACCAATGCTTAACATGGAGGCATTTGTAGGATCCATAATTGGCAAACCGCTCCCTCCAAACATACTCATTAAAAAACTAATTAAATAGACCACACCAATCCCAGCGGTTGCTGCAAATACGCCTAATTTAAAATTCTCTGTTGCTCGGATTATTTTTGTTTTGTAAGCGAATAAAAGCGCAAACAAAATTCCTAAAGTAAGTGAAATGGCTTGAGGAACAATGCCAGGTTCAAATGCATCTGCATACATTTTAGAAATTCCACCAAGTGCCAATCCTTCTAAAACCGCATAGATTGGAACCGTAATCGGTGACCATTCTTTTTTAAAGATCGTTACAATCGCGACGACCAAGCCTCCAATAGAGCCAATAAGCACATAATCCATAATCGCATTGCTATAGGTATAATAGGCCGCAAACAATAAGATTCCCATACTAATAGCGGTTTTATTTACGGCACCATCAAGGGTCATCACTTCATTTGAGGTAGATTTTAAGTTTTCAAAACTTTTTTTGCTGAGGGCGGGATTTCCTGATTTTATCATTGTGGGCTTGATTAATGTATAATTCGTTTTTCTTCTAACAAATTTATAGAAAAATAACAAAATAAAAAAGGGAGTCTGTTAAAGCTTGAATTTAAGGCAACCAATGAAATGAAAAATTCATTACTTTTGAACAGCTTATTGCCCAAAAGCTCAAATCGAAAATGCTATGAACACGCCTCAATTACTGTACGCCCTCGCCTTGCAGGCCGTGCCCAATATTGGTGATATTACCGCCAAAA from Formosa sp. Hel1_33_131 includes these protein-coding regions:
- the dut gene encoding dUTP diphosphatase, with the translated sequence MTIKIINKSAHQLPEYETGASAGMDLRANILEAVILKPLARAIIKTGLFIELPVGFEAQVRPRSGLAAKHGLTVLNSPGTVDADYRGEIGVILVNLSNTDFKIENGERIAQLVIAKHERADWLEVEQLTETARGQGGFGSTGK
- a CDS encoding SPOR domain-containing protein — encoded protein: MQLSQYISDLLYRYECVTLPHFGAFLSHPISARINEATSDFYPPQKQLSFNGQLQSNDGLLASYISDVENISFEGATHKIEQQVSQLKSRLEKGDTVEFNHIGELTASEEGKILFVPADSLNYMTESFGLASFVSPSVERQAHQAVVQKLEASGAIALAPRRKSGLYMKYAAIAVLALGLGGSIGSNIYLSQIEQQNNVAQSTANATLDTKIQEATFVIDNPLPAVMVSLKKQSGDFHIVAGAFRVKANSERKLQQLKALGYNARLIGVNRYGLHQVVYESFETRKDAEKALFKIRKAENRAAWLLIKDIP
- a CDS encoding tetratricopeptide repeat protein; this translates as MKRTRHGFVVFCILISSFGIQAQAETDNLLSVSNDSTHVKFQNHFYDAMKQKALENYSKAIDELIICKSLKPTESVVFHELGINYFKLKQYESAEYNFQKAIALDADNFWYRESLYHLYIDQKRFDEAILALQPMLSRHPDYKQDLVNLYLEAGRYDDALTVLDDLDNTLGIKASRDQIRKELYDLSGAEDKRIAHLQKRLQETPEEPTNFLNLIYAYSKLDQKKEAFETALEFLKQHPKSHLVHVALYKFYLDAKEYDKAIASMKIVTTSTVVVPSLKVKVLNDFMRFIAEFPEYEFALADVTNTVSENTPSRSDLEWADYYYNQKAYLKAISSYSKALEFDPDNFTIIKNLALLYLETNQFETAVLFTDDQMELYPSQPLLYLVNGTANRQLNNLDLAVESLTTGLDYLFDNKKLEHDFYKQLSTAFELQGNIEESEAFTKKAMALENN
- a CDS encoding murein hydrolase activator EnvC family protein, coding for MKPTSARFTLSILLLTLMLHFSGFSQSKKQQELEERRRELTREIQQIGALLFEGKKEQKSVLSVVEDLDFKIKVRKNLISITNQQANLLTREINSNQTKITKLRAKLKALKADYAKMIVKSYKSRADQSKLMFLLSSANFQQAYKRLQYIKQYANYQKLQAELIKTETAKMQQLNIELVTQKKNKQTLIEENKMAKSIFDKERTQQNTLIKDIKNNLSKFTAQIKTKQRESNKIDKEIRKIIQAAIAASNKKAGKSSKSKVFSLTPEQKILAANFTSNKGKLPWPVANGVVKLRYGNNPSPIDRSLTIKSNGVRIATNIGEEVRAVFEGVVQGIMTPKNGNNTIMIRHGNYITVYKNLSKFYVQKGDKVTTKQVIGEVITNKASGESILSFGIYKDSSIQNPSQWIYRL
- a CDS encoding acyl-CoA thioesterase; protein product: MESKHPKDSKTTMTDLVLPSETNAIHTLFGGELLARMDRAASIAAERHSGEIVVTASVNHVAFKHAVPLGSIVTVAAKVTRAFKSSMEVYIDVWVDDKKTETSVKVNEAIFTFVAVDGHGVPVSIPQLVPETKEEIQRFEGALRRKQLSLVLAGKMKAQEATELKALFS
- a CDS encoding Bax inhibitor-1/YccA family protein, coding for MIKSGNPALSKKSFENLKSTSNEVMTLDGAVNKTAISMGILLFAAYYTYSNAIMDYVLIGSIGGLVVAIVTIFKKEWSPITVPIYAVLEGLALGGISKMYADAFEPGIVPQAISLTLGILFALLFAYKTKIIRATENFKLGVFAATAGIGVVYLISFLMSMFGGSGLPIMDPTNASMLSIGFSLFVVVIASLNLVMDFDFIEQGAANGAPKYMEWYGAFGLLVTLIWLYLEILKLLGKLSSRK
- a CDS encoding DUF4292 domain-containing protein, which encodes MKQLKNFTYSIVLTLLFLGCKSTKIVQSSETLDSKMSVKQIVKNHNKLQSKFNTLQGRLKVEYIQGDRSETHTLTLRMENDKTIWVNAFLNMVRVKITPDRVRFYNKLDNTYFDGDYALISEFLGADLQFENLQNLLLGEAIFNLKPKEFKKKTHPNSYMLTPKQPNALFDLLYLINPTYFKLDAQLLSQSLKQNVLKIQYQSYQKVAGLVLPENMAITATNTNEQTTLNLNIKSVSLDQPLRFPFNIPKGFKAIELK